One window of Candidatus Nitrospira kreftii genomic DNA carries:
- a CDS encoding Trehalose synthase gives MLPKISVSRRCGAMLANVQRYRMLISDELSEELLQLAHELKDVRICHLNSTAFGGGVAELLSRYLPMLQALGVSADWRLIHGQPEFFTVTKAFHNALQGGHYALGEEEQKLYLEVNERSAEALGNDYDVYIVHDPQPAALRHFTGSRHAKWIWRCHIDSSSPDKQVSRFLLPYLEEYDAVVFTMSEFLLPGLRAQRAAFIAPAIDPLATKNMDLSQDLCRRAIADSGVDPGKPLIVQVSRFDPWKDPLGVIEAYRLVKKEVPDVQLALIGAMAGDDPEGWELLDRVEEEASGDTSMFVFTNLAGVGSMEVNVFQRGCDVVIQKSLREGFGLVVSEAFWKEKAVVAGQAGGIPMQYPEGFEANLVQSIESCAERIVHLLRHPGERGSFGRAGREHVRKNFLLPRLVRDELRLVKQLVG, from the coding sequence ATGCTTCCGAAGATTTCAGTGAGTCGCCGGTGTGGGGCCATGCTGGCCAATGTTCAGCGCTACCGCATGCTGATCAGCGATGAATTGAGTGAGGAGCTGCTGCAGCTTGCGCATGAGCTGAAAGATGTGCGGATTTGCCACCTCAACTCGACGGCCTTCGGCGGAGGCGTCGCTGAACTTCTTTCCCGGTACCTGCCGATGCTGCAGGCATTGGGCGTTTCAGCCGACTGGCGCTTGATCCATGGCCAACCGGAATTCTTTACCGTCACAAAGGCTTTTCACAACGCGTTGCAGGGTGGACATTATGCCTTGGGCGAGGAAGAACAGAAGCTGTATTTAGAGGTGAACGAACGCAGTGCGGAGGCGTTGGGCAACGACTACGACGTCTACATCGTGCACGATCCCCAACCGGCGGCGTTACGGCACTTCACCGGCTCCCGCCATGCGAAGTGGATCTGGCGGTGCCACATTGATAGTTCCTCGCCGGACAAACAGGTCAGCAGATTCCTGCTGCCGTATCTCGAGGAATATGATGCCGTGGTCTTCACGATGTCCGAGTTCCTCTTGCCGGGTCTCAGAGCCCAACGCGCCGCCTTTATCGCGCCGGCCATCGACCCGTTGGCGACGAAGAACATGGATCTTTCCCAGGATCTGTGCCGTCGCGCCATCGCAGATTCCGGCGTCGATCCGGGCAAGCCCCTGATTGTGCAGGTGTCGCGATTCGATCCCTGGAAAGATCCGCTGGGCGTTATCGAGGCGTACCGATTGGTAAAGAAGGAGGTTCCCGACGTGCAGCTGGCCTTGATCGGCGCGATGGCCGGAGACGATCCGGAGGGGTGGGAACTGCTCGACCGTGTGGAGGAGGAAGCGTCAGGTGATACGAGCATGTTCGTTTTTACAAACCTGGCAGGCGTCGGCAGTATGGAAGTCAATGTGTTTCAGAGAGGCTGCGATGTCGTCATACAGAAATCGTTGCGCGAGGGGTTTGGACTCGTCGTGTCGGAGGCCTTTTGGAAAGAAAAGGCCGTCGTTGCGGGACAGGCCGGAGGGATTCCGATGCAGTACCCGGAAGGGTTCGAGGCAAACCTAGTCCAGAGCATCGAATCCTGTGCCGAACGCATCGTCCATCTGTTGCGCCATCCCGGTGAACGGGGCTCGTTTGGACGGGCTGGCCGCGAACATGTGCGCAAGAACTTCCTTCTGCCTCGATTGGTTCGCGATGAGCTGCGATTGGTCAAGCAACTGGTCGGCTGA
- a CDS encoding alternate ATP synthase, F1 subunit alpha has translation MEPESLQNVFDRALTGISQVRDAFVPQLRPREIGTITSIATGIAKVSGLPGVGFEEVLRFAGDVYGIAFNVDEDEIGVVLLGDYWQLHTGDEVERREHVMDVPVGSALIGRIINPLGRPLDGKGPVVTSGRLPIERTAPPIMDRAPVTVPLQTGIKVIDALIPIGRGQRELIVGDRQTGKTTIALDTILNQRDQNVLCVYCAIGQRASGVAKVISTLREQGAMDYTIVVVTEGNDPPGLAYIAPYAATSIAEHFMSQGRDVLIVYDDLTHHARAYRELSLLLRRPPGREAFPGDIFYLHARLLERATHLRPELGGGSLTALPIIETEAQDISAYIPTNLISITDGQIYLSPSLFELGVLPAVDVGKSVSRVGGKAQRAAYRAVAGDLKLAYAQFEELETFARFGARLDEDTRTIIEHGRRIRACLKQPEFSPVSVAAQIAVLLALTAKLFDPVPIDQMTDAEHALHEAAANIPAEVSARIDTAEKLSDKDRDTIIEIARRSLVRFQPKPGSKPEPKDKPTSDVHARPKPEPATTPKPKASAEEKS, from the coding sequence ATGGAACCCGAGAGCCTTCAGAACGTGTTCGACCGCGCGCTGACTGGAATCAGCCAGGTGCGGGATGCATTCGTGCCCCAACTGAGGCCGCGAGAAATCGGTACGATTACGAGTATCGCCACGGGCATCGCAAAGGTCTCCGGCCTCCCCGGCGTGGGTTTTGAGGAGGTGCTGAGGTTTGCCGGAGATGTGTATGGCATTGCATTCAACGTCGATGAAGACGAAATCGGCGTGGTTCTGTTGGGCGACTACTGGCAGTTACATACGGGCGATGAAGTCGAACGCAGGGAGCACGTGATGGACGTGCCGGTGGGAAGCGCATTGATCGGACGCATTATTAATCCATTGGGCCGGCCTCTGGACGGCAAGGGCCCGGTGGTGACCAGCGGGCGCCTACCTATCGAGCGCACTGCACCGCCGATCATGGACCGAGCCCCCGTCACCGTACCGTTGCAAACTGGTATCAAGGTCATCGATGCGCTCATCCCCATCGGGCGCGGCCAGCGCGAACTAATCGTCGGCGACCGACAGACAGGCAAGACCACGATCGCGCTCGATACGATTCTCAATCAACGCGACCAAAATGTGCTCTGCGTATATTGCGCCATTGGCCAGCGCGCGTCCGGCGTGGCCAAGGTGATCTCCACCCTGCGAGAGCAAGGCGCGATGGATTATACCATTGTCGTCGTAACCGAAGGCAACGATCCCCCCGGCCTCGCCTACATCGCTCCGTACGCCGCAACCAGCATTGCGGAGCATTTCATGTCGCAAGGCCGAGATGTGCTGATCGTGTACGACGACCTCACCCATCATGCGCGCGCCTATCGCGAGCTGTCTTTGCTGCTGCGTCGCCCGCCCGGCCGCGAGGCGTTTCCCGGCGACATCTTCTACCTCCACGCGCGGCTGCTCGAACGGGCCACGCACTTGCGCCCGGAACTCGGTGGGGGATCACTGACCGCGCTGCCTATTATCGAAACTGAAGCGCAGGACATTTCCGCCTACATTCCAACCAACCTCATTTCCATCACGGACGGGCAAATTTATCTCTCACCGTCGCTGTTCGAATTAGGCGTACTGCCCGCGGTCGATGTCGGTAAATCCGTCTCGCGCGTCGGCGGTAAAGCGCAACGCGCAGCCTACCGTGCCGTGGCAGGCGATCTCAAGCTCGCCTACGCGCAGTTCGAGGAGCTCGAGACTTTTGCCAGGTTCGGCGCCAGGCTGGATGAAGACACCCGCACGATCATCGAGCATGGGCGGCGTATTCGTGCCTGTCTCAAACAGCCGGAATTCTCCCCGGTATCCGTGGCTGCACAAATCGCTGTGCTACTGGCGTTGACCGCGAAACTCTTCGATCCGGTGCCGATCGACCAGATGACGGACGCCGAGCACGCCTTACACGAGGCGGCGGCGAACATTCCGGCGGAAGTAAGCGCGCGAATCGATACCGCTGAAAAATTGAGCGACAAGGATCGTGACACGATCATCGAGATCGCTCGCCGTTCACTCGTCCGTTTCCAGCCTAAGCCGGGATCAAAACCTGAGCCCAAAGACAAACCCACCTCTGATGTGCACGCCAGGCCGAAGCCCGAGCCGGCGACTACACCGAAGCCAAAGGCATCGGCCGAGGAGAAGTCATGA
- a CDS encoding hypothetical protein (conserved membrane protein of unknown function), with protein MFTAWAVFLASAAVIVYAGTKLSRYGDQIADLTGLGGLWIGVVLMAGATSLPEVFTTVSASLLDAPDLAAGDLFGACMTNMLTLGLIDLMHRQKRVWQQAAFEHALSAGLAMFLTGLAAFFILLGQDVKHGGIGLGSMVLLLFYILGMRVIFRQESVKRRQREQEKVVEGQVSEEERGPTKREGLKRAAVGFGLGAVALLIAAPFLASSANQIAEQSGVSATFIGTSLVAITTSLPELVTAIAAVRLGAFDLAVGNLFGSNAFNMAAFFFVDVAYQSEPLFNAVSDAHALTALWGILMMSVALMGIIYRVEKRYLLIEPDSLAIILGYCLGLWLLFQ; from the coding sequence ATGTTCACCGCCTGGGCGGTCTTCTTGGCGAGCGCGGCAGTCATTGTCTACGCTGGCACGAAACTGTCCCGCTATGGGGACCAGATCGCGGATCTGACCGGCCTGGGGGGGCTCTGGATCGGGGTTGTGCTGATGGCGGGAGCCACGTCGCTACCAGAAGTATTCACGACCGTCAGCGCAAGTCTTCTCGATGCGCCGGACCTCGCGGCCGGTGATTTGTTCGGTGCCTGCATGACGAATATGCTGACGCTCGGACTCATCGATTTGATGCATCGGCAGAAGCGGGTGTGGCAGCAGGCGGCCTTCGAACATGCCCTGAGCGCGGGGTTGGCGATGTTCTTGACAGGGCTGGCGGCCTTTTTCATCCTCCTGGGGCAAGATGTCAAACATGGCGGCATCGGATTGGGCAGTATGGTGTTGCTGCTGTTCTATATCCTCGGTATGCGCGTCATTTTTAGGCAGGAGTCCGTTAAGCGCCGTCAGCGTGAGCAAGAAAAAGTCGTCGAAGGCCAAGTAAGTGAGGAGGAGAGGGGACCGACCAAGCGCGAAGGGTTAAAACGGGCTGCCGTCGGGTTCGGACTCGGGGCAGTCGCTCTCCTGATCGCAGCGCCGTTTCTCGCGAGTTCGGCGAATCAAATTGCCGAGCAGTCCGGTGTATCCGCCACGTTTATCGGCACGTCGCTCGTGGCCATTACGACTTCGCTTCCCGAACTCGTGACCGCGATAGCTGCGGTTCGGTTGGGCGCGTTCGACCTCGCCGTCGGCAACCTGTTCGGCAGCAACGCCTTTAACATGGCCGCTTTCTTTTTCGTAGACGTGGCCTATCAGAGCGAGCCGCTCTTCAATGCCGTGTCGGACGCCCATGCGTTGACCGCATTGTGGGGCATCCTCATGATGAGCGTGGCATTGATGGGGATCATCTATCGTGTTGAGAAACGATATCTCCTGATCGAACCGGACAGCTTGGCCATTATCCTAGGCTACTGTCTCGGGCTTTGGCTGTTGTTCCAGTGA
- a CDS encoding Calcium-transporting ATPase translates to MNAPITTTAREERQNIGMWRFSTEDLARQVKADPEHGLAAEEARQRLDRQGANELPESPPPSLLSLFLSQFTSVIVWVLIGAAVISGLLEDWLDAAAILTIVLVNGVLGFVQEFRAERSLAALRKMSVATARVVRDGTLRVIPAREVVSGDVVLLEAGDRIPADARLVYTTNFHTQEASLTGESTPVEKGAQAIDRSDVPLAERSNMVFMGTVAVSGKARALVTATGLETELGHIAAMIQKAAEAERAETPLQQRLEQFGYTLLWLALGVVSVVFVLGYLRGEPAMTMFLTSVSLAVAAVPEGLPAVVTITLALGVTRMVRRNALIRKLPAVETLGSATVICSDKTGTLTKNEMTVTKLFVGEKVFDVTGEGYEPVGEIREALDVKREAPSDDRTNLWSMVHGEGVTSDNSVAFIPHASPLTAEVCKLLTAAVLCNGATVKEREGTWQVIGDPTEGALLVAAAKAGLRMEELEPTHQFLGEVPFDPERKMMTIVRQSSDGPVAYVKGAPDVLLGRCTHRLGPNETIEPLSDSTRASVLDANAQFAHHALRVLGLGQRRLARKPESYHSSELEQQLVFLGLAAMKDPLRPEAKIAVQACHAAGIRTVMITGDHKDTATAIAEELRGVKEPIQSLSGSELDRLSDDELVRAIEQVAVYARVTAEHKLRIVKAWKSTGAVVAMTGDGVNDAPAVKAADIGVAMGITGTDVTKEAADMVVTDDNFASIAAAVEEGRGIFDNIRKAVHFLLSCNVSEVLVMLFATLLGLPLPLLPIQILWMNLVTDGFPALALAVDPKAPDLMKRRPRSPEARLLDRGSLAAIGFEGLMLSAIALGAFSYSLYGLHQDVEQARTVAFTVLVINQLVHAFNCRSDRWSLFQVGFGTNRPLLLAFMLSLGIQVALLTVPAAAPIFKVVPLPVEDWVLMGATGILPFVIMEAVKWWRRT, encoded by the coding sequence GTGAATGCACCAATCACCACAACTGCAAGAGAAGAGCGACAGAACATCGGGATGTGGCGGTTTTCAACAGAAGACTTGGCTCGACAGGTGAAAGCCGATCCGGAGCATGGTCTGGCTGCCGAGGAAGCCCGGCAACGGCTGGATAGGCAAGGTGCCAACGAACTGCCTGAAAGCCCCCCCCCTTCCCTTCTCTCATTATTCCTGTCTCAGTTCACCAGTGTCATTGTGTGGGTGCTGATTGGGGCAGCGGTCATCTCCGGTCTCTTAGAAGATTGGCTTGATGCGGCGGCTATCTTGACGATTGTGTTGGTCAATGGAGTTCTTGGGTTTGTTCAGGAGTTCCGGGCCGAGCGGTCGTTGGCAGCGCTACGAAAAATGTCGGTTGCGACAGCCCGGGTGGTCCGTGATGGCACGCTGCGAGTGATTCCGGCGCGTGAGGTCGTCTCCGGCGATGTCGTGCTCCTTGAGGCCGGAGATCGAATTCCGGCAGATGCCAGGCTGGTGTATACGACAAACTTCCACACCCAGGAAGCCTCGCTCACGGGTGAATCCACGCCGGTAGAGAAGGGGGCTCAGGCCATCGATCGATCAGACGTGCCGCTGGCTGAGCGATCCAATATGGTCTTTATGGGCACGGTTGCTGTGTCGGGTAAAGCCCGTGCGCTAGTGACGGCCACGGGGCTCGAAACAGAACTGGGACACATCGCCGCCATGATTCAAAAGGCCGCTGAAGCGGAGCGCGCCGAAACGCCACTTCAGCAGCGGCTCGAGCAATTCGGCTACACCTTATTATGGCTGGCGTTGGGTGTCGTCAGTGTCGTCTTTGTCTTGGGCTACCTGCGCGGAGAACCGGCGATGACCATGTTTCTCACCTCCGTCAGTCTTGCGGTAGCCGCCGTTCCGGAGGGACTCCCGGCTGTGGTGACGATCACCCTCGCCCTGGGTGTCACGCGAATGGTGCGGCGCAATGCTCTCATTCGCAAGTTGCCGGCGGTCGAAACGCTCGGGTCGGCTACCGTTATTTGCTCCGATAAAACCGGCACACTCACGAAGAACGAAATGACGGTGACCAAGCTTTTCGTGGGAGAAAAGGTATTTGATGTGACCGGTGAAGGGTACGAGCCGGTGGGTGAAATTCGTGAAGCGTTAGACGTGAAGCGTGAAGCGCCTTCGGACGACCGTACGAATCTATGGTCAATGGTTCACGGAGAAGGGGTGACCTCTGATAACTCCGTAGCCTTTATCCCTCACGCCTCACCCCTCACGGCGGAGGTGTGTAAGCTCCTGACAGCCGCCGTGCTCTGTAATGGCGCTACAGTGAAGGAGAGAGAAGGCACTTGGCAGGTGATCGGTGATCCGACGGAGGGGGCCCTCCTGGTTGCGGCCGCGAAGGCCGGCCTTCGTATGGAAGAACTTGAACCGACCCACCAGTTTCTTGGAGAGGTTCCGTTCGATCCTGAGCGGAAGATGATGACGATTGTGCGGCAGTCGTCGGACGGGCCGGTTGCCTATGTGAAAGGTGCACCGGATGTCCTCCTTGGCCGATGCACCCATCGCCTGGGACCGAACGAGACGATCGAACCTCTGTCGGATTCAACCCGTGCCTCGGTCCTTGACGCTAATGCGCAATTCGCGCATCACGCGTTGCGTGTGCTGGGCCTTGGGCAGCGTCGGCTGGCACGCAAACCTGAGTCCTATCATTCGTCGGAACTCGAGCAACAACTGGTCTTTTTGGGCCTTGCGGCCATGAAAGATCCGTTGAGACCGGAGGCGAAAATCGCCGTGCAAGCCTGCCATGCTGCCGGCATTAGGACGGTCATGATTACGGGAGATCACAAGGATACGGCTACGGCGATCGCAGAAGAATTGAGAGGGGTGAAGGAGCCGATACAGTCGTTGTCCGGGTCGGAACTGGATCGCTTGTCCGATGACGAATTGGTCCGGGCTATAGAGCAGGTGGCGGTCTATGCGAGGGTTACGGCGGAACACAAGCTGCGTATCGTCAAGGCGTGGAAGTCTACCGGCGCGGTGGTGGCCATGACGGGAGACGGCGTGAACGATGCTCCGGCAGTGAAGGCAGCCGACATCGGTGTCGCGATGGGGATCACAGGAACCGACGTCACAAAAGAAGCCGCCGACATGGTGGTGACGGATGATAATTTTGCCTCGATTGCGGCGGCTGTGGAAGAGGGCCGGGGGATTTTCGACAATATCCGGAAAGCGGTACATTTCTTACTGTCGTGCAACGTGAGCGAGGTACTGGTGATGCTCTTCGCTACGCTGTTGGGGTTACCGCTTCCGCTGCTCCCGATTCAGATTCTTTGGATGAACCTGGTGACGGATGGCTTTCCTGCCTTGGCCTTGGCGGTCGATCCAAAGGCCCCGGACTTGATGAAGCGCCGACCGAGAAGTCCGGAGGCACGGTTGTTGGACAGAGGGAGCTTGGCTGCAATCGGCTTCGAGGGGCTGATGTTGAGCGCCATTGCCTTGGGGGCCTTCTCGTATAGTCTGTACGGTCTTCATCAAGATGTCGAACAAGCGAGAACCGTCGCGTTTACGGTGTTGGTGATCAACCAGTTGGTGCATGCGTTCAACTGCCGAAGCGACCGATGGTCGCTATTTCAAGTGGGCTTCGGAACGAATCGACCCCTGCTCCTTGCCTTCATGCTCTCGCTCGGTATCCAGGTGGCCCTGTTGACCGTTCCGGCCGCTGCGCCGATCTTCAAGGTTGTCCCACTGCCGGTCGAGGATTGGGTATTGATGGGGGCAACGGGTATATTGCCCTTTGTCATCATGGAAGCGGTCAAATGGTGGCGACGTACATAG
- a CDS encoding Galactose-1-phosphate uridylyltransferase — translation MSIIRQDPTTKEWVIIAAERERRPHEYNQHARARPQPTESGPCPFCPGHEAATPDEVFRLPGGSGTGWAVRVTSNKYPALGATGQLERRETGPLFREMDGVGMYEVIIETPAHDRTMPLMTDHEVADILLAYQARFRALKEDLRLKYIIIFKNHGEAAGTSLAHPHSQLVATPVPPMLLRRKYEVAVAHYDDTGRCLYCDIAEEERRVKNRVVMETDRFLVFHPFASRVAFETWIMPKRHQPSFGQVSEEDLRELAPVLRRTLRALYDRLGDPDFNYIIHSAPIEDENKDYYLWHIQILPRLATIAGFELGSGIYISTMLPEQSAAVIREQEEASAASTSA, via the coding sequence ATGTCCATCATTCGGCAAGATCCGACGACAAAGGAATGGGTCATCATTGCGGCGGAACGGGAAAGACGCCCGCACGAATATAACCAGCATGCCCGTGCTCGCCCACAACCAACTGAGAGCGGTCCCTGTCCATTTTGTCCCGGTCATGAAGCGGCTACGCCTGATGAGGTCTTCAGACTACCGGGTGGGAGTGGAACCGGCTGGGCCGTGCGCGTGACCTCGAACAAATATCCGGCGCTTGGAGCAACGGGTCAGCTGGAACGACGAGAAACGGGACCTTTGTTCCGTGAAATGGACGGAGTAGGGATGTACGAGGTGATCATTGAGACGCCCGCTCACGACAGAACTATGCCACTGATGACGGACCATGAAGTGGCCGATATTCTGCTCGCCTATCAGGCGCGATTTCGGGCGTTGAAAGAAGACCTGCGTCTCAAATACATCATCATTTTCAAGAACCATGGCGAAGCGGCCGGGACGTCGCTCGCGCATCCGCATTCGCAACTGGTTGCAACGCCGGTCCCGCCGATGTTGTTGCGCCGGAAATACGAGGTCGCCGTCGCTCACTACGACGACACCGGTCGGTGCTTGTATTGCGATATCGCAGAGGAAGAACGGCGGGTGAAGAACCGGGTTGTCATGGAAACAGATCGGTTTTTGGTCTTCCATCCCTTCGCCTCCCGGGTGGCGTTCGAGACCTGGATCATGCCCAAGCGGCATCAACCGTCGTTCGGACAGGTGAGCGAGGAGGATCTCCGTGAATTGGCGCCGGTGTTGCGTCGAACGCTGCGGGCCTTGTACGACCGGCTGGGCGATCCGGATTTCAACTACATCATCCACAGCGCACCGATCGAAGACGAGAACAAGGACTACTATCTCTGGCACATCCAGATTCTTCCGCGGCTGGCGACTATCGCCGGATTCGAGCTGGGATCCGGCATTTACATTTCGACCATGCTGCCTGAACAGTCGGCAGCCGTAATCAGAGAACAAGAAGAGGCCTCGGCGGCTAGTACATCCGCTTGA
- a CDS encoding alternate ATPase, F1 subunit gamma has protein sequence MSETTASLRRKINSAGDLQSVVRTMKALAGSSIGQYEQSVRALADYYRTVELGLSVCFRESGPEGLLAERSEASVGAVVFGSDQGLVGQFNDVVGDFALETLTALSGKPQIWAVGERVHGRLSDAGLPPVGLFAVPNSIKAITPLVGQILVESETHHSQGALTELHLFYNRPTAGAVYAPVSQRLLPLDEAWRRQSAELPWPTGNLPEVIGRGTATLRVLIREYLFVSLFRACAESLASESASRLAAMQRADKNIDELLEHLNGTFHRLRQSGIDEELFDVTSGFEALTCKGRRPAS, from the coding sequence ATGAGCGAGACGACGGCGAGCCTGCGCCGCAAGATCAACAGTGCCGGCGATCTCCAGTCCGTGGTCCGCACAATGAAAGCCCTGGCCGGATCGAGTATCGGCCAATACGAGCAATCAGTGCGCGCATTGGCCGACTACTATCGGACTGTGGAGCTGGGGTTGAGTGTGTGTTTCCGGGAAAGCGGTCCGGAGGGGTTGTTGGCAGAACGTAGCGAAGCCTCCGTCGGTGCGGTTGTATTCGGTTCCGATCAGGGGCTGGTGGGACAGTTCAATGATGTGGTGGGCGATTTTGCATTAGAAACCCTGACCGCTCTTTCCGGCAAACCGCAGATCTGGGCGGTCGGCGAACGTGTGCACGGGCGCCTGTCTGATGCGGGGCTGCCGCCGGTTGGACTCTTCGCTGTGCCGAACTCCATCAAAGCCATCACTCCGCTCGTCGGGCAGATTCTCGTCGAGAGCGAGACTCACCACAGCCAGGGTGCTCTCACCGAACTTCATCTCTTCTACAACCGCCCCACGGCCGGGGCGGTGTATGCCCCGGTTAGTCAGCGACTTCTACCGCTGGACGAAGCCTGGCGACGCCAGTCGGCGGAACTTCCTTGGCCGACGGGAAACTTGCCCGAGGTCATCGGTCGTGGCACCGCGACCTTGCGAGTGCTCATCCGCGAATATCTTTTCGTCTCCCTCTTTCGGGCCTGTGCCGAATCCCTCGCAAGCGAGAGTGCGAGCCGCCTGGCGGCGATGCAGCGCGCCGACAAAAATATCGACGAATTGCTGGAGCATCTCAACGGGACATTCCATCGTTTGCGCCAGAGCGGTATCGATGAGGAACTGTTCGATGTCACATCCGGCTTCGAGGCGCTGACATGCAAGGGACGCCGCCCAGCCTCATGA